The following proteins are encoded in a genomic region of Leptospira fainei serovar Hurstbridge str. BUT 6:
- a CDS encoding tetratricopeptide repeat protein → MGSPGNFSLNIEGKSVFNKDSDVSKFPDGLSLPQKSEYVLLVGEYLLVNKDSVKFSTLMNLIHQEKDLGFAEALLAYFQDIYFSRKGTGEKVLKLWNPPNNNAYTKQLTESLRNIFFHKKPPEKIKCSGKNEYYSLCRALRLGAYLSDFKQGENDHGREYTNLHRVLAPFTEESELRHIPFLGHYLPGVSDYLAELGLPKDAIHFSKIGIVAENLGGRMVSHSYEKLAYYYLIDGDFAAAEKVLKYILDRQSELAPSYKNSIYLKLGAISYLSGDNAKALDYYLNLDFLDWSTRILHPFLGEPISINSARDLVSVAVWKSKNSFKAVDALNSVSTPKNLTEDDLFTRLRIIQILFEDEPDVASKMAMDLSFLAQSKGWRRVEYSATLLHGFLQLKTNNLRKAIIEFTKAYGILKDTDPSYREEWIRLNGLFLSHRESTNIRGIKGFLDQAMKIAAAGYTDDKIYEIKNYLPLAYGTKNLETAAIDFYTRHGYFYDLLSLMIHSETNSDLAEDGSPLELSLIRTHNRILKYKGFYPPGREPWKSSWSEIRSKETVRVREDFDPFKNMNLKKVAHPVLALFQKEKKLYLFSKNIDHSSEIEVKELNTGSVSSYSAQSALRTAIETFSKKDKIQVYLNLAGVEAVEYLKREYPNTDIQLFRRFDKRDEGDVAKKILGPSCGEPFPKVSVDGDGHLPWHSFTPQYFDGVRLLPGKSAMLIWNLGTYGKAPDGLKDYEWSCGKSSVSFRKLKRRMDFRNLPDRILFTKDSLNGSGWIDKSEDFLDWTRFWLSAGTHKMYYVPNWDPGSESDISLAEKFAHETGDSVLGPKVLKLVRHLE, encoded by the coding sequence GTGGGATCTCCGGGAAATTTTTCGCTTAATATCGAGGGAAAATCGGTATTCAATAAAGATTCCGATGTTTCAAAGTTTCCGGACGGTTTGAGTCTGCCTCAAAAATCGGAATACGTTCTCTTAGTCGGAGAGTATTTACTAGTAAATAAGGATTCCGTTAAGTTTTCCACTTTGATGAATTTAATTCATCAGGAAAAAGATCTGGGCTTTGCGGAAGCTCTTCTCGCCTATTTTCAAGATATCTATTTTTCTCGCAAAGGCACCGGAGAAAAAGTTCTAAAACTTTGGAATCCGCCTAATAATAACGCTTATACGAAACAGCTAACGGAGTCTCTACGAAACATTTTCTTCCATAAGAAGCCTCCCGAGAAAATAAAATGCTCGGGCAAGAACGAATATTATTCCTTATGCAGAGCTCTACGACTCGGCGCGTATCTTTCGGATTTCAAGCAAGGGGAAAACGATCATGGAAGAGAATATACGAACCTGCACCGAGTCTTAGCTCCATTTACCGAAGAATCGGAATTGAGACATATTCCGTTCCTTGGTCATTATCTACCGGGAGTGTCCGATTATTTAGCCGAACTAGGCTTGCCCAAAGATGCGATTCATTTCAGCAAAATCGGAATCGTGGCGGAAAATTTGGGCGGCCGAATGGTTTCACATTCTTATGAAAAACTGGCCTATTATTATCTAATCGACGGCGATTTTGCGGCCGCAGAGAAAGTCTTGAAGTACATCCTGGATCGACAAAGTGAATTGGCGCCGTCGTATAAAAATTCCATTTATTTAAAGTTGGGCGCGATTTCCTACTTATCCGGCGATAACGCAAAAGCTCTCGATTATTACTTGAATCTTGATTTTCTGGACTGGTCCACCCGGATTCTGCATCCGTTTCTGGGCGAGCCGATTTCGATTAATAGCGCGCGTGATTTGGTTTCGGTCGCGGTATGGAAATCCAAAAATTCATTTAAAGCTGTCGATGCTCTCAATTCGGTCAGCACTCCCAAGAATTTAACCGAGGACGATCTATTTACTCGTCTGCGCATTATACAAATATTATTTGAAGACGAGCCGGATGTCGCTTCCAAAATGGCAATGGATCTCAGCTTTCTCGCTCAGAGTAAGGGCTGGAGAAGAGTCGAATATTCGGCAACTCTCTTACACGGATTTCTTCAATTAAAAACTAATAATCTCCGAAAGGCCATCATAGAATTTACGAAAGCGTACGGCATTCTGAAAGATACGGATCCGTCTTATCGCGAGGAGTGGATTCGATTAAACGGTCTTTTTCTATCCCATCGTGAATCCACAAACATACGCGGGATTAAGGGATTTTTAGACCAGGCCATGAAAATAGCCGCCGCCGGATATACCGACGATAAGATTTACGAAATCAAGAATTATCTTCCGTTGGCTTACGGTACCAAAAATTTGGAAACGGCAGCGATAGATTTTTATACAAGGCACGGATACTTTTACGATTTATTATCTTTAATGATCCATTCCGAGACTAATTCCGATCTGGCGGAAGACGGCTCTCCTTTGGAACTTTCTTTGATTCGAACACACAATAGAATTTTAAAGTATAAAGGGTTTTATCCGCCGGGACGAGAACCATGGAAGTCCAGTTGGTCCGAAATTCGTTCCAAGGAAACGGTCCGAGTTCGGGAGGATTTCGATCCGTTTAAGAACATGAATTTAAAGAAAGTCGCCCATCCGGTTTTGGCCTTATTTCAAAAAGAGAAGAAATTGTATCTCTTTTCTAAAAACATCGACCATTCTTCAGAAATAGAAGTGAAAGAGTTGAATACGGGTAGCGTTTCGAGTTATTCGGCTCAATCGGCGCTTCGAACGGCAATCGAGACATTTTCGAAAAAAGACAAGATACAAGTTTATCTGAATCTTGCCGGAGTGGAGGCTGTGGAATATTTAAAGCGAGAATATCCGAACACCGACATCCAATTATTTCGCAGATTCGATAAACGGGATGAAGGCGATGTTGCGAAAAAAATTCTCGGTCCTTCCTGCGGTGAACCGTTTCCGAAAGTTTCCGTCGACGGGGATGGCCATCTTCCCTGGCATTCTTTTACGCCTCAATACTTCGACGGGGTTCGATTGCTTCCCGGAAAATCGGCTATGCTAATTTGGAATCTTGGAACCTATGGAAAGGCGCCGGACGGCTTAAAGGATTACGAATGGTCTTGCGGTAAGAGTTCGGTTTCCTTTCGAAAGTTAAAGCGAAGAATGGATTTTAGAAATTTACCGGACCGAATTTTATTTACTAAGGACTCGTTAAACGGAAGCGGTTGGATAGATAAATCCGAGGATTTCCTGGATTGGACTCGCTTCTGGCTTTCTGCAGGAACTCACAAAATGTATTACGTTCCGAATTGGGATCCCGGTTCCGAATCCGACATAAGTTTAGCGGAAAAATTCGCGCACGAAACCGGAGACTCTGTTCTCGGCCCAAAAGTTTTGAAACTTGTTCGGCATTTGGAATAA
- a CDS encoding SDR family NAD(P)-dependent oxidoreductase, translating to MRKQNWTDRFGGGALITGASGGLGETFARRLAAKGMDLVLVARRKEELERIAKELRASYGIRVETVAQDLSAENAAEKVSMATDQLKIPIGLLVNNAGFGTYGYFEELDSNHETKMVDLNCRTPVAFTGKFLPAMKKRGKGGLVFLASIAAYQPTPFFATYGATKAFNLLFGEALWAELKGTGVQVISLSPGYTKTKFQENAGYNGTGPFGIWSTPEEVVDRCLSKLGEGPSTIPGFLNRVLVQSIRFTPRNIAALASYAISKPR from the coding sequence ATGAGAAAACAAAATTGGACGGATCGTTTTGGCGGAGGTGCCTTAATTACCGGAGCATCCGGTGGTTTGGGAGAAACCTTTGCACGGAGATTGGCTGCAAAAGGGATGGATTTAGTGCTTGTTGCTCGCAGGAAGGAAGAACTAGAAAGAATCGCGAAGGAACTAAGGGCAAGCTATGGAATTAGGGTTGAAACCGTCGCACAGGATCTAAGCGCAGAGAATGCTGCGGAAAAAGTGTCCATGGCGACGGATCAGCTTAAGATTCCGATCGGATTATTAGTTAATAACGCTGGATTCGGAACGTACGGATATTTTGAAGAACTAGATTCTAACCACGAAACCAAAATGGTGGATTTAAACTGTAGAACGCCGGTGGCATTTACGGGAAAATTTCTCCCAGCCATGAAAAAACGAGGTAAAGGCGGTTTAGTCTTTCTTGCTAGTATTGCGGCTTATCAACCGACGCCTTTTTTTGCCACGTATGGGGCAACGAAAGCTTTTAATTTACTTTTTGGCGAAGCTCTTTGGGCAGAACTAAAGGGAACCGGAGTTCAAGTAATATCACTATCTCCCGGATACACGAAGACAAAATTTCAAGAGAATGCAGGTTATAATGGAACCGGCCCTTTCGGAATTTGGTCAACTCCTGAGGAGGTTGTGGATCGCTGCCTATCCAAATTGGGAGAGGGCCCATCTACAATTCCGGGGTTTTTGAATCGGGTGCTAGTTCAATCCATCCGTTTTACTCCGAGAAACATTGCCGCATTAGCGAGCTACGCAATCAGCAAACCTCGTTGA
- a CDS encoding phosphopantothenoylcysteine decarboxylase → MNKKDILIAVSGSIAAFRACELVRNLTKEGYPVSVIMTEHATKFIGPITFEALTGKKVRVDEYEQGMAHIDARNSAAVFAVVPATANIIAKMANGIADDLVTSTYLAANCPVMVAPAMNPNMFLHPSTQRNLRQLQVDGVKILDPQEGVVVCGDEGYGKLADVAVIQAAILEAYIKFV, encoded by the coding sequence ATGAACAAGAAGGATATCTTGATTGCCGTCTCGGGGAGTATTGCCGCATTCAGAGCTTGTGAATTAGTTCGAAATTTAACGAAAGAAGGATATCCGGTTTCGGTTATTATGACCGAGCACGCGACCAAATTCATCGGTCCGATTACCTTTGAAGCTCTAACAGGAAAGAAAGTCCGAGTCGACGAATATGAACAAGGAATGGCTCATATAGACGCCCGTAACTCCGCCGCGGTATTTGCGGTCGTTCCTGCAACTGCGAACATTATCGCGAAAATGGCAAATGGAATCGCGGACGACCTTGTAACTTCAACCTATCTAGCGGCGAATTGTCCGGTGATGGTCGCACCCGCTATGAATCCGAATATGTTCTTACATCCGAGTACGCAAAGAAATTTGAGACAATTACAAGTGGACGGCGTAAAAATCTTGGATCCACAAGAAGGCGTTGTCGTCTGCGGAGACGAAGGATACGGAAAGCTTGCCGATGTGGCCGTGATTCAAGCCGCGATCCTGGAAGCATATATTAAATTTGTATAA
- a CDS encoding GNAT family N-acetyltransferase encodes MERDRVLVRFSLESQGDFSLDVHRREIVFNNYFQLHELFSELSQEDPIRGQTYSFFPNRYSDWLRRIILKPGQFSQRDLLIELPELILSVGHQLVLSWEESKEIAEALLNLNYKIYESQLGMFLPNSKRLVLQEKLSDPNIIFRKLTDGDEIETWLYLVNDAFGSTDQSELYRRAFSEEAFLFYAAFCQDEMVATALTFQNQESVGLYSVTTSPNYRNRGIASRLVGKIITESESSLPFILQATKMGKGIYDKLGFLEIGTFRHWQK; translated from the coding sequence TTGGAAAGGGATCGCGTCTTAGTTCGATTCAGCTTGGAAAGTCAGGGAGATTTTTCTTTGGATGTTCATCGTCGCGAAATTGTTTTTAACAATTACTTCCAATTACACGAGCTATTCTCCGAGTTATCGCAAGAAGATCCGATAAGAGGCCAAACATATTCTTTTTTTCCGAATCGATATTCGGACTGGCTTCGAAGAATTATTTTAAAGCCCGGTCAATTTTCGCAAAGGGATTTATTAATCGAGTTACCCGAGCTTATCCTTTCCGTCGGGCATCAGCTAGTGCTTAGTTGGGAGGAAAGTAAGGAAATTGCCGAAGCTTTGCTGAATTTGAATTATAAAATCTACGAATCCCAACTTGGAATGTTCTTGCCGAATTCTAAGCGGCTCGTACTTCAAGAAAAACTATCGGATCCAAATATAATTTTTAGAAAATTAACGGACGGTGATGAAATCGAAACTTGGTTATATTTGGTCAACGATGCTTTTGGATCGACGGATCAAAGTGAGTTATACCGCAGAGCATTCTCCGAAGAAGCTTTCCTTTTTTACGCAGCCTTCTGCCAAGATGAAATGGTTGCCACCGCCCTTACGTTTCAAAATCAAGAATCCGTCGGATTATACTCAGTCACCACTTCTCCGAATTATCGCAATCGTGGAATCGCTTCAAGATTAGTAGGAAAGATAATAACGGAAAGTGAATCCTCGCTTCCTTTTATCCTTCAAGCAACTAAAATGGGCAAAGGCATCTACGATAAATTAGGATTTCTTGAAATTGGAACGTTTCGTCACTGGCAAAAATAG
- the murB gene encoding UDP-N-acetylmuramate dehydrogenase, whose translation MPILASAQIRELKESLSQKRIPFRESVDLSVHCSFKIGGVCPIVAEPESPEQIQELLRVFDFLETPWKILGGGTNVLISDRPNDLIVLRLSGLFKEYDDLGEGLFRVGAATNTTPIFRQISQKGFTGAEFLSTIPGWTGGAVIQNAGCYGGEFFDLIQEVEFIRDGDIIKRTPKEILHGYRFTEFLEKKDSVILSALIRLERGNLEEIEASLKEKRDRRNSSQPQNKKSAGSMFKNPKTFENGVEIKAWQYIDRVGLRGKLAGGAQISPEHCNFIVNVGGAKASDVDTLVRTVQEKVERECGVRLNREVEYFGSVP comes from the coding sequence GTGCCCATATTGGCTTCAGCTCAAATTCGGGAGCTAAAAGAGTCTCTCTCCCAAAAACGAATTCCTTTCCGGGAAAGCGTGGACCTCTCCGTACATTGCTCCTTTAAGATAGGCGGAGTATGTCCGATTGTCGCGGAGCCCGAATCCCCGGAACAGATTCAGGAATTGCTCAGGGTTTTTGACTTTTTGGAAACCCCGTGGAAAATTTTAGGGGGAGGAACTAACGTTCTGATTTCAGACCGCCCTAACGACTTAATCGTATTACGATTAAGCGGGTTATTTAAGGAATATGATGATTTGGGAGAGGGCTTATTTCGGGTGGGCGCGGCGACAAACACAACCCCAATTTTTCGACAAATCTCGCAGAAAGGATTCACCGGCGCCGAATTTTTGAGTACGATTCCCGGTTGGACGGGGGGCGCCGTTATTCAGAACGCGGGATGTTACGGAGGAGAATTTTTCGACCTAATTCAAGAGGTGGAATTCATACGCGACGGCGATATTATTAAACGAACCCCGAAGGAAATCCTTCACGGGTATAGATTTACGGAATTTCTGGAAAAGAAAGATTCGGTAATACTATCCGCGCTAATCCGACTGGAACGGGGAAATCTCGAAGAGATCGAAGCTTCTTTGAAGGAGAAGCGCGATAGACGAAATTCCTCTCAACCGCAGAATAAAAAGAGCGCGGGTTCTATGTTCAAAAACCCGAAAACATTCGAAAACGGAGTGGAAATAAAGGCCTGGCAATACATAGATCGAGTAGGATTGCGAGGTAAACTTGCGGGCGGGGCGCAAATTTCTCCGGAACACTGCAATTTTATCGTCAATGTCGGGGGTGCCAAAGCGAGCGACGTAGATACTCTTGTGAGAACAGTTCAGGAAAAAGTGGAACGAGAATGCGGGGTACGTTTAAATAGAGAAGTGGAATATTTTGGATCAGTACCTTAA
- a CDS encoding phosphopantothenoylcysteine decarboxylase domain-containing protein, with translation MNIQKIVISSGPTREWIDPVRFISNASSGKMGFCIAESASDWSDNIVYIRGLTQPEYSNPKGARVISVETTSQMQQAILNEMASNTALIMAAAPADFRPLSSSEMKIKKEDGAETIFLELTKNSDILASVSAKVIAEKFIDTLIVGFSAETHKLEEHAVGKLRRKNLDYIVGNYVSREDTGFGDRDTSVIIFGKDGSKKEIGPASKHDVAKQLIAYLRNR, from the coding sequence ATGAATATTCAAAAAATTGTAATCAGTTCCGGTCCTACCAGGGAATGGATCGATCCTGTTCGATTTATTTCCAACGCTTCGTCGGGAAAAATGGGCTTTTGTATTGCGGAATCCGCATCGGATTGGTCGGATAATATCGTTTATATTCGGGGCTTGACTCAACCGGAATACTCGAATCCTAAAGGAGCACGAGTAATATCGGTCGAAACCACTTCTCAAATGCAGCAAGCAATTCTTAACGAAATGGCCTCTAATACGGCGTTAATTATGGCGGCGGCTCCTGCCGATTTTCGGCCGCTGTCGAGTAGCGAAATGAAAATTAAGAAGGAAGACGGAGCTGAAACCATCTTTTTGGAATTAACCAAGAACTCCGATATTCTAGCGTCCGTCAGCGCCAAGGTGATTGCAGAAAAGTTTATCGATACGCTCATAGTCGGCTTTTCCGCCGAGACCCATAAGCTTGAAGAGCATGCGGTCGGAAAATTAAGGCGTAAGAACTTGGATTATATCGTCGGAAATTACGTAAGTAGAGAGGATACCGGTTTCGGAGATCGCGATACGAGCGTTATTATTTTCGGAAAAGACGGATCGAAAAAAGAAATCGGTCCCGCGTCGAAGCATGACGTTGCGAAGCAACTTATAGCTTATCTGAGAAATCGTTAA
- a CDS encoding hemolysin family protein — MDAIGFFVILILIFANGFFVSAEFALVSIRPSRLEEMIRDNRPLALLTKKAASMLNDMLSVCQVGITIASLLLGWVGEGYLSGWIELIFRFVGNPASELTVHGLAVAISFALITFLHILLGELLPKTIAIQKTEQIALLTSVPIFFFYYLFYPITFFLNGMTSLILKSIGFKEDAHRIIHSPEELMILIQEQNRQGTIDKEEFQIIQNTFQFSEHLSKDVMTHRLSIVGVPADMSMEAVLSVIAEHHFSRYPVYEGTTDKIIGIIHVQAFLAWLSSPKRNKKAKVTNIMQPPIFVPENMSIEKVLQKLRSANQHMAIVIDEYGGVSGLLTLEDIIEEVFGQIRDETDDHETDPVPSDIPDAFDIDGETELDELKEILTGIEEETLSDIRTIAGFILDKLEDMPKEGTEVLIPEGKLRVEKMDGNKIMTVRFTRQSQPSSFAI, encoded by the coding sequence ATGGACGCGATCGGCTTTTTCGTAATTCTTATTCTTATCTTTGCCAACGGCTTTTTTGTGTCCGCTGAATTCGCGCTAGTTTCGATTCGGCCTTCCCGCTTAGAAGAGATGATTCGGGACAATCGTCCGCTCGCGCTGCTTACAAAAAAAGCGGCGTCGATGCTGAACGATATGCTTTCCGTCTGTCAGGTCGGCATTACGATTGCAAGTCTTCTATTAGGATGGGTTGGAGAGGGGTATCTGTCAGGATGGATCGAGCTGATTTTTCGATTCGTAGGAAATCCGGCCTCGGAACTGACCGTTCACGGTCTCGCGGTGGCGATCTCGTTCGCGTTAATTACCTTTTTGCATATTCTTTTGGGGGAACTGCTTCCGAAAACGATTGCAATCCAGAAAACGGAGCAGATCGCATTACTGACGAGTGTTCCTATTTTCTTTTTCTATTACCTTTTTTATCCTATTACGTTTTTCTTAAATGGAATGACGTCTCTGATTTTAAAATCGATCGGATTCAAAGAGGATGCGCATCGGATCATTCATTCACCCGAAGAATTGATGATTTTGATTCAGGAGCAAAATCGTCAAGGAACGATTGATAAGGAAGAATTCCAGATCATCCAAAATACCTTCCAGTTTTCGGAACATCTATCTAAGGATGTTATGACTCACAGATTGAGCATCGTGGGTGTTCCTGCAGATATGTCCATGGAAGCGGTCTTATCGGTCATCGCAGAACATCACTTTTCTAGATATCCCGTTTATGAAGGAACGACGGACAAGATTATCGGAATCATTCATGTGCAAGCGTTTCTCGCGTGGCTTTCTTCACCTAAGAGAAACAAAAAAGCGAAAGTAACGAACATCATGCAACCCCCGATATTCGTGCCCGAGAATATGTCGATTGAGAAAGTTCTGCAGAAATTAAGAAGCGCTAATCAACATATGGCCATCGTTATCGATGAATACGGTGGCGTCTCCGGATTGCTAACGCTCGAAGATATTATAGAGGAAGTTTTCGGCCAGATTAGGGACGAAACCGACGATCATGAAACGGATCCCGTGCCGAGTGATATTCCAGACGCGTTTGATATCGACGGCGAGACCGAGTTGGACGAGTTAAAAGAGATACTGACCGGCATCGAAGAAGAAACACTCAGCGACATAAGAACCATTGCGGGTTTTATCTTGGATAAATTGGAAGATATGCCTAAGGAAGGGACGGAAGTTCTGATTCCGGAAGGAAAATTGCGTGTGGAGAAGATGGACGGAAATAAGATTATGACCGTTCGTTTTACTCGACAATCACAACCTTCTTCTTTTGCGATTTAG
- a CDS encoding NAD(P)H-dependent glycerol-3-phosphate dehydrogenase has protein sequence MQIGVIGSGSFGTSLGALLADKGYEVTLWARNKDLVKEINDHHLNEKYLPGIRLPDNLNASPNLEDAVKNKDMIVSAPPSHVITDILREIKAYLPEKAPIVSASKGIENGSLRLVSEIFEAELPGKFHSHLSYLSGPSFAKEIVRRVPTIVSIASKNEATARKVQEIFSFTYFRTYWTPDVIGVEVGGSLKNVIAIAAGVSDGLGFGQNTRAALITRGLTEISRLGVKLGADPLTFLGPSGMGDLILTCCGDASRNRTVGVRLGRGENLESILGGMTEVAEGVKTSKSGYELSKKLGIEMAITTEVYKMLYEHKNPKDVVRDLMSRDLKREGL, from the coding sequence ATGCAGATCGGAGTTATCGGGTCGGGAAGTTTTGGAACCTCCCTCGGAGCCTTATTGGCTGATAAAGGTTACGAGGTGACCCTTTGGGCGAGAAACAAGGATTTAGTAAAGGAAATCAACGATCATCATCTAAACGAAAAGTACCTTCCGGGAATTCGCCTGCCGGATAATCTAAATGCAAGTCCGAATTTGGAGGATGCGGTAAAAAACAAGGATATGATCGTGTCCGCTCCTCCTTCACACGTAATTACCGATATTTTACGAGAAATCAAGGCATACTTACCTGAAAAAGCTCCCATCGTATCGGCGAGTAAGGGAATTGAAAATGGGAGTTTGAGATTGGTTTCGGAGATTTTCGAAGCCGAACTGCCGGGTAAATTTCATAGCCATCTGTCGTATCTTTCCGGACCGAGCTTTGCAAAGGAGATCGTGAGAAGAGTTCCCACTATCGTAAGTATCGCTTCAAAAAATGAAGCGACCGCCAGGAAAGTTCAGGAAATTTTCAGTTTTACCTATTTTAGAACCTACTGGACTCCCGATGTAATCGGTGTAGAGGTCGGGGGATCATTAAAGAACGTGATCGCGATTGCTGCGGGAGTCAGTGACGGGCTCGGGTTTGGGCAAAATACTAGGGCGGCGTTAATTACCAGAGGTTTGACTGAAATTTCAAGATTAGGCGTCAAGCTTGGAGCTGATCCGTTAACTTTCTTAGGTCCATCCGGCATGGGCGATCTGATTTTGACGTGTTGCGGCGATGCGTCTCGGAACCGGACCGTAGGCGTTCGGTTAGGAAGAGGAGAAAATCTAGAATCCATTTTGGGCGGAATGACCGAAGTGGCGGAAGGAGTTAAAACTTCCAAAAGCGGGTACGAGTTATCAAAGAAGCTAGGGATCGAAATGGCGATTACAACCGAAGTATATAAAATGCTTTACGAACATAAGAATCCGAAGGATGTTGTTAGGGACCTCATGAGCCGAGATCTCAAGAGAGAAGGACTCTGA
- a CDS encoding TetR/AcrR family transcriptional regulator, translating into MAVRDPEDKKERILSSALRLFTERGFAATPMPELAKEAGIGAGTIYRYYKSKEELVNELYRFWKLKFHDALQKGFPKNASAKERFFHLWKALGNFYQEYPESFEFLELHSHSPYLDEESRKVTSETMQHLAAFLEDAKSRGEVRTELGSMELVSLCYGAFVGMVKLAKGGFVKLDKKALLRAGEILWKGIAS; encoded by the coding sequence ATGGCGGTTAGAGATCCCGAGGATAAAAAAGAAAGAATTCTCAGTTCCGCTCTGCGCCTCTTTACGGAAAGAGGTTTTGCGGCAACGCCTATGCCCGAACTTGCAAAGGAAGCGGGAATTGGAGCCGGAACTATATATCGCTATTATAAAAGCAAAGAAGAGCTCGTAAACGAGCTGTATCGTTTTTGGAAATTAAAATTCCATGATGCCTTGCAGAAAGGTTTCCCCAAGAATGCATCGGCAAAAGAACGATTCTTTCATTTGTGGAAGGCTTTGGGAAATTTTTACCAAGAATATCCTGAATCGTTCGAATTCTTAGAATTGCATTCGCACTCTCCGTATCTGGACGAAGAAAGCAGAAAAGTCACTTCGGAAACGATGCAGCATTTAGCCGCATTCCTAGAGGACGCGAAATCTCGCGGGGAAGTTAGAACGGAACTAGGTTCTATGGAATTGGTATCTCTCTGCTATGGGGCGTTTGTCGGAATGGTAAAACTCGCTAAAGGAGGTTTCGTCAAGTTGGATAAAAAAGCCCTACTTCGTGCCGGAGAAATCCTTTGGAAAGGGATCGCGTCTTAG